In the genome of Arachis stenosperma cultivar V10309 chromosome 6, arast.V10309.gnm1.PFL2, whole genome shotgun sequence, the window CTaaacttttcttttatatatagaGCAAAATAATCAGACTAACAAGTTTACAAAAGAGATTGTTACCTTGAAAGCATTAACAGCTTTAGAAAGTATGGAATCAAGAACATCTGGATGCAACTCCAAATGCTCCGAGAGATACTCTTGCATAGCTTGATCAACCACTTTCCGCACCTCAGGATTTCCCAATCTTGTCTTTAATAACAAAGAGAACAGTAAGAAAGAACTCAAATGAGGAGAGGAAAAACTTCAATATTCAAAAGTAACCCAAAGTCACAACTATGCATTCCACTAAAGTAATATCAAGTACCTTTGTTTGTCCTTCAAACTCTGGATTTGGGACCTTCACTGAGACAACACATGTTAGACCCTCTCTCACATGCTCACCACTTAAAGTAATATCCTTATCCTGGTAAGACAGGTAAACATTTTGTCACATCAAACACGACAAACCATCAAAAGCAACCTTAAACAAAGCACAATGACATAGATTCTGGCACTATATACTGTAATTCATAAATACAACAGGATTCCATCAGATAAAATCACAACAAGATATGCAAGGAATCTCATATTTCAGGAGAGTGAATAAGCATAACATCAAGGGAAAGAAGTGGGTGAAAAAAAATACTTGAGAAATACCTTGATAACTTTTGATTTCTTTCCAAGACTATTAAGTGTTCTAGTTAAAGAAGCCTTCATACCATCGATATGGGTGCCACCATCAATAGTGCGTATACTATTTGCATATCCCAATATAGTGTCTGAATATGCATCTTCACACCTATTGAAGAAAATAAATCCAGCATATTGATAAAAAGTAATactgaattaaaaaaattgaatcatGACACAATTTATGGAACATATCTAGGCAACAAAAATCGTAAGAAGTGAGAACAATTGGGGGCTTACCATTGAAAAGCTATATCAATACTGATTCCATCTGTTTGTTTGCTAAAACTCAGAACATCGTGAAGAGCTTTCTGGAACAGGTCATTAGTCAATAATCACTTCAATAGCAATGAAGACATCtaaccaaaatagaaaagaaagcaaCAACAGCTAAGAAAGTAAATGAAACAGTTCAAAATGGACAATAACCACACAGTACAAAATAAAGTAAACAATATAAGACCTTATCAGTGTTAAGCCATTTCACATATTCAACCAAACCTCCAGCAAAGAAATATTCATTATATTGGATCTTTTCTGGATCATCATCTTCTTTCTGAAGTGTGATAGTAAGCTGAaaaagatcaagaaaaagaGATAGTAAGATGCAGAGTTGAAGAAATCTTGCATGTTTATGAAGTGCTTCACTAAATCACTATATGTTATAATGAAAAGCAATAAAATTAAGACCTAAccacataaaaaatataagcgAATGTTAAAAGAGAAACCTCaaataaaaatgatttaaaTCAATAATTTCACCTTTGGGTTGAGGAAGGCCAACTCCCTAATGCGCCCAGCTATTGTGTTGTAGTCAAACTGAATAGCAGTGGTGAATACTGCATAGAAAAGTTTGCATTAAAGTGAAGCATACACAAGACTTCTGAAGTCTTAAACTTCAGAGTTAATAGACAAAACACAACCTACAAATGAATTAACATATAAGATTATATGAACCTTCTTTGTCAGGCCAAAATCTTATAGATGTTCCCTGACGATCTTTCTTTTCATCTGAAAGCACAAGGCATGTCAGAGTTGTTATTGGCTTTCCACGAGAATACTTTTGCTTGTATTCTAATCCATCACGCCAAACTGTTACCTCTAACGCCTGTGAAAGTAGATATCAAACAAGATTGTTAGATATATCAGCTAGTAACCTCTGactcaaaacaaaaaatattacaGCGACGGTATTATTTGTTAATATCTACATCTAGGTCAAAACGCATGGACAAATAAGGATGTTCCAAAGTGAGTGCAAATGTGATTCATAAAATTATGCATCTCAAATCTCCACGCAAATCTCAACAGAAGATTGAActggaatttttttattttttatttttaggtaAAACTGCTAAAGGAAACATACCTCAGACAAGGCATTGACAACCGATAAACCAACACCATGTAAACCTCCTGAAACAGAGTACCCACTGTTGGCCCCGCCAAATTTTCCACCAGCATGCAAGACCTGATAAGTTTATAAGACAGTATATAATTGTGTCAAATTGAAAATAAGCAAAAAGATCAATTATAACATGTTAAAATGTACTGCAAAGGATAGCTGAAACTGCTAGACAGCATAAGGCGCAAATTTCAAAACCTCTGAACTTTATCTTTACGGAACTATACAGTGATAAAGTCTATTCATAATACATATCTAGAAAAATGAACAAGTCTATTGTCAAAATATGCTATATAACGATCAGATTCGCATCTCATGTATGTTATACAGTAAACAAAACAGATAATCAGGATAGGGAAATAGCTTGATGTGCCAATGGCGTTAAAAAGGCAAAAGTTTAATTCCTTCCCTTGAGCAATTGGACAATATGTTTAAAATATGAGAACTGTACCAAGCAGAAATCAACTCCAATTACTCAACTAAAGTTCGAACTTCAATTGGAGTACTAGAAATCAATTCTTTGATACAATAACATAACAAACTCAATTGGAATTTAAATGCATTGTATCAAAAGAAGCATGTAGCCTAGACCCTGTGGACATATTCAAAGAATAGTCATATGCATTGCAAACTTAATATTCAAGCATATGGAACAATACCGTCAACACTGTCTCCAAAGCCGATTTTTTTGTAACTGGATGTAAGTCGGTAGGAATCTGCATTCCACGAGTGAAATTAGTATGTATAGTTAAAAGCTCAAAATCACCCAACAGATAGTAAAAGTAGCTCAAATAGCTCAAAAGTCAGATTTAACTTTTCAAAATGGAATTACTTATTACAGTAGAAGCTTCAAGAGCTAAAAACATTGAAAAAGATGTACTGCAAATTTTAGTAATTCCATATGCACAATATCATAGCATAGTTCTTGATTAATATAGAAAGCAAAATCAGTATACTATGTACAACTAAGATTTATGAGTCCAAATTATACATCTAAAAGGACAACTGGACAAATTTCAGACTTCAAATTAACAATGCCTACTATCATGGTTAAAGAGCCTTGTGAGCACATAAGGTTAAGATATACTGTCATACAGAGCAATGAGAAAAATTAGAAACAAAGCGTACCCCACGACCATCGTCAGTTATGCTTACAGAACCATCCGATTGTAAAACAACATCAATCTTGGAAGCAAATCCAGCTTGAGCCTCGTCAACAGCATTATCCAAAATTTCATAAACCTAAGATGCACTCTGGTTCAGTCAGATAAAATACACCACAAAACTATCAAAACTGCTACAAATATGAAAGTACAAAGACGATACCAAATGGTGCAACCCACGCGGGCCAGTGCTTCCAATATACATTCCAGGTCTTTTCCTAACAGGATCCAAGCCTTCAAGTACCTATGAAAGTTACAACTATATTAAGCCTGTGCCACTTCCAAAGCATAGTTGGTGAAGCAACCCACAATAAGTGACAAGAAATACAGGCactcaattttcttttcaacACAATAATAGCACATATCACTTCCAATATGCAGTTAACTAGTTTCattaaattgcattattaaTCCAGATATgaactaactaaaaaaatacCTGAATTTGATCAGAACCATAAGCTTTTGAACTTTCACTCTTCTGAGAAGTTTCAGCTGCTGAGAGTGAAGACATATACGCCCTTGGTGTGACACCATTTTGCACCAAACGGAAACTAGGCAACTTTCCCAGCTGCAAACTCACCCTattaaaaccacaaaatctcTCATTACTTAATGTTACAGTGTTAAAACGCAAAACGAACCAACTCCTCATGGTTTAAATATTCAGCAAAACAAAGCAGAAGAAAAGGGCATTTAGAAAGCGTTTGTTGGGTTGTTTTTtcccaacaaaaaaaaaaaaaactgcgATTTTTTTACCATTAGCAACAAATTGGGGTACCAAGTTAATTGATATGCAAAAACATgtaaagaaacagaaaaaggGGTACCTGGGTTTGAAGAGTGAAGAGTGAGAGGTGGAAAGAGAGAAAGACGAAGAGAGAGTAGCAGAAGAATGGGGAAGTGGATGGAAGTGAGGAGAAGATGCGGAGAATAAGCGAGAGGAAGCCATGAAGAAACGAAGAGtacgaggaggaggaggaggagctGGGCGCAGAACAAAGAGAAGAAGCGCCATCACTCACAGTCAAAGTGACTCTGTTGCGTTCTCTGCGTCATAGAAATCAAAATGTAAACATAAACAATTTTTGGAGTTTGGACCAAGGATGTTGTTTTTCCCTCCTCTCACTCACTCTTTCTATCTTcaatctttatttattatttttttccctCTATAAAGCTTATAAAATATAAACCCTACATTTTATTTTAGCGCATGTCACCTGTTTGATGTTTTTCCCTCCACAAAACATGAGCACCATTTTTTCCCTTAAAAGTGAAAATAAGGTTGCGTTTTACTCCTTATCTTAATTAAGGTACTTATATTAGGAACTCCAGACCcaaaaatctaattttataatttcattTAATGTCAATGAAAATAAGTGTTATTTTATTCAACATTTATATTCATTaacttttgaaaaatttaacCGAATACTATTCTTATTTCCACTTATTAAGAACAATTTCCATTTTAATCACACCCTTTATTTAAACTCCTAGAACAATtttcaacaatcaacaataCCACTCCCTTAGAAGAGTTTAGTGAGCAGTTATTTTGATAATGTGGCTGGCTATAATAAGCAAAACTTCAATCAAATTTTTGGACGGAACCATTTCATTTTTGGAGTCCAAATGACACTCGAAGCAATATGAATTAACTTTGAGGAAGGCAAGAAGCCATGTTCAGATACTTCCATACATCAAGTTGAACCATAAATTCTAAATTTCCTTTCTAATAACAGTATACAAAGAAATATACAAGGTAATGGTTTCCCTGAAAAACACAATGCAAGGTCCCTTCTTTACACACTACCCCCCGAGACAGCCAAAAAGCTTAAATAGAGGAAATACGgaaaaggtaaaaaaaaaaatgataaatcaaCAACTCTATTCAGCACAGGGGGTAAGAATTCAAATAGATAACCCCTTTAGTCTCGTCATTCTTGCACAGGATCATGATCACAGCAAGATCGATTTGGTTAGAAGTTACGTGCACTCCTGAAACATAAATTGAAAAGTGTTGTGAATGAATTGCAAAAATGAAGCAACACTAGCAGAAAGGCAATGTCCAAAATGACCTAGGGAATGTTCTGATAAAGGCAACATCCCAAATCCAGTACTTCATAAATCAAAGCTTCAATAAActgaaaattatgcttttaagTGTCAGCCTCTCTATTATCACCTTACCAAAAAACTAGACACAAAGACCCTCTGTTTCCAGTATCAAATTGTCTCAGGTATAACCTATTGTACTGTAATACATTTGTAACCAGAGGAGGCTGCTACCATTCATAAGAAATTCAACAAGTTGTCAGAAATCCATAGATTACTACAGGTTTCTTGTAATTTCATAATAATTTAAACAGATTAATTCATCACCAATGATGAGTGGTAATCATCTGGGTTCTTGTAACTCAGCAAAGCTTATCCTATCCGTTCATAGTTATAACAATGGTAAGCAAAAAACCTTAAATTTCTGGAAATAACCACAAGAATAAGAAAACACTATCATATCAGAGATAGAAAACTGACCTGGCAGAAATTGAATGCAAACTATGTACCGAGCCCCTAGGAGCACTAGATCGCCGCGTCCTTTGATCATTTTCCTTGCTAACCCGCATAGCAGCCACCTCCTTTTCCATGGAAGCTACTTCTCGACGCATTTTTTTGGCCTCGACTTCCATAGCTTTGTTCAATGTATCAACCTTCTTCGCCAACATCTTACAACCGTGAAACAACAAAATGAATTAGGAGATAAAAATGTTGAATCAGTAATCTTATTTAAGAAAGCAGATATGAGACCTCAATTGCATCATCCTTGTCTTTGAGAGACTGATCTTTCTCATGACAAGCTTTCCTGAGAGATACAACCTCCTTTTGCAGCATGTCATACAGCATTCCAGAAACATAATCTTCATGTTCTGCCTTAGTTTTTTCAATCTGAATGCCATTTGCACACTCTTCCTGCGTAGCAATTGTCTCATTTGTGATGGTCTGATCACTGGTGTTGGTTCGCATGTTATCTACCTCATTTGTATCTGTAGTTCGCCTCTCTCTCTCCAGAGATCTACTGCCACCATCAAACGATCTAGAAGAATGTTTTGTATGCTTTACTAACAGACTAGCACTATTTGATCTTAGAGACCCTAATTTTGGACTCAAGTTTTTCCTGGATAGATGTCCATTAGAGGAGGATAACATGGGGCTCTCACCACCACCGAAAGACTGACGTCGCGAATGCCCACTCACAATATTTCTTCCATCTAATATAATTTTAGAATTACCATTAGATGCTTTAATCCTTTCTTCCAAAACTTTGAAGCGCAATTGATATTTATCCTGTGAATCAATTGATGTGTTATGAAGAGACTAATAAAGAGAAATAAAGAGTTTGGAGTAAGTAATTAGTAGAACCTATATAACCTTCATTTGTGCTTCTGCTTTTGCAGCACGCTCAGCTACAGCCAATTTGTCACGTAGTTGTTGCATTTCACCCTAAAACGTAATGGAAAGTAATAAAGTTTATTAAAAAGAATAACCTATATGAATAGTGAGTGCACAGCCAATGCAGGTCAGAAGGTAAGGGGATATATAGAATAAAGAATACATCCTGGTACTCGCACTTGAGTTAATAATATGAAAACCCCAAATTGCCATACCTACTATGTTTGATCACGAATAATATTTCACTTACCCTCTTTAGTCTTTATAGCAATAGCAGTTAGTGATAATATGAACTTGGCATCACATATGCATATGATATAACCACAATGATAGCTAAGAGTAGTGTCATATGGTAATAGTAAAACTAATACATTTCTTGCACATACACTTGTTCTGCAAACATCAGTCAACTTGAGTATTTTACCAAAAAACACCCACATAAGTAAAGGACAAAGTAATAGGAAATTTCAGAAGAATTTACACTTTACATGCCTGAAAAAATCTTCTTTCTTCTAGCCACTGCTTTACAGGCATCACTTTGTCATTAGCATCTTTCCACTCATTTGCTACTACAGTGGCAACCCTGTTTGCAGTAACTTTAGCACGAGCTACTTCCCGCTCCAATACTTTCCTTTCCTCCTACGTCAATATAAAAGGTTAGAACTTATATGCAGATTAGAGCTTCCGCATAAGAATGAGTATGAAGAGTGTCAATAATTACATTCATCTCTAGCATTTTTCGCTGGTAATCACGGACAGCATTAGCAGCAGCCCCACCGGCCAACACAGCCTCTTCGAGCTCACGAACAGTTTGTGTTAGCTTTTCAACTTCCGCAACCTTTTGCCTATGCATTTTGTCCAGTATTTTGTTCTCCTCCTGACATAAGAACATGAAATAGTAAAATACTTCATTAAACATTGCATGCCAATGTTAAATACCCACGTGAAGAAAACAATAAGAATGAGGGGGAAAAGGCGGTTAAGTTAGTTAGAAAAGACAGTGGTAAATAGCTCCTTTGCCTTTTATTTACAGTTgaagaatgaaagaaaagagagtTGAAGATGAAAATAGAGTGGGATCAGCTGATGTAACAAATAGGACAGCTGGAAAAATTAGTGGGGAGGGGTGAGTGAGGGATGAATTCTGTTATAGGAGAGAGGATTGAGAATGTATATAAGAGGCGTGAAGGGAATCATTAGAGGAAGGAAAGATTTAGGGTGGGAAGGACCTTAGGAGTGTGGTAGCCTCTCCAAGGCTACCTTATTCTCTACCATTCAGTATTTGGTTCTTCAATTAATTCATCACTCCAGCGCCTCTGTTTCTTATCCACTCTCTCTTCTATAATTCTCTTGATCTCTTCTTACATCTCCTGTTCTTACTCTGTTGCTACTGCCTAACCTTACAGCCACTCATTGATTATATAAACCATCTACCTTCAGACGAACATAAACATAAATGAAAAAGCATGAAGAACCTGGCATATTTCAATCTGTTTCATTAGCTCTTGGTTTTTATTTTGCAAATCATCAACCAGAGATGCTTTTGCCAAAGCAATCTGAACAGTTCTCTCAGCTTCAAGAAGTGCAGCCTCCTTTGATTTGGTTAGCCGGTCCAGTGCTCTGTTGTCATCCTGCAACTTTGCCACCTACAAAACAATAGAAGTGCATGTAAGTAACTTGATTCTGATTATGGAGCAAGATATCCATAAGATAATGAATAACAGAATAAACTATCACCCAATCCaattgaatgaaaataataaatttccGAGTTACCCAGCAAAATGTACCTCGGTCCTAGCAAGTTTGAGCTCTGCCTCCAGAGGTGCGATAATGGCTTCAATAGGTGGCATTTCATCATCTTTTTGAGCAGCATGAACCCTTCTAAGTGTTGCTTCTGCAGCAAATTGTGCAGCCAATGCACCCTTTTTCTCatcattgattttttttatttcaaggtTCTGTCAAACAGAATACATCAATAGTGACTAGAAATAATGGCAATTGAGAAGTGGAATAGCGTTAACAAGGCAGCAACTACTGTAAATAATGGTAATACCTTACTTTCCAGAAGAGCTTCAGTTGCTTTTAGCTTTTCATCCGCTTTGTTCAGCTCATCAGTTAGctgaaataattaaatataaaggaTGACATACATATATCACATCGCAGAAACTTACCCCGCAATTATACTTGGAGTTGGATAATCTAGTAAAATGGATATTTACAATAATGCATTCTTTTGCTTTGCAAAAATAATGTGTAGTAGTTGACTGTTTCCATGAAATACTAAATCATGAAAATCACATCAGGGTGCCTAGGTTCCTTGTAGTAAAATTCAGAACTACAATAAATTATAACATATACCAATACATTGGACCTTGTAATTTCTTTTGTACAGGTATCTTGATGAGACTAATTCACTAGTTGGGTATCAATTGAaatgaaaaaattataacatatgTTCTGGATACAGATTAAATTAATGATTCTTAATGTAATCTATTTTTGTGCAGCTGCAGGTATCTCTATGAATCTTagcaatttaaaagaataaaagaatgGCTCTGCTCATCATCCTCCACTTGCAACGAGTACAATCCTCAAACTACAAAGAATACTACGATTGCATGCCATTTGGAGAATTTACTAGCATGAGAATggggagaaggagaagaagaaggtaCCTCTTCGACGGCCTTTTCTCTAAGACGCTCTGAATTCCTCAAGGACTTGATTTCCGCGAGAGCCTCCCCCAACTCTCTATCTTTCTCTGCAAATGACACAACAAACAAATCAGTAAGATGACCATTTTCacaaattcaattttaaaaaaccaATATAAAATATTACTAAAACTTTGACAAATTTATTCAAACCagattgaaaatttaaaatgagaCCATTGCCATGAATAAAATAATCCATACATAATCCAAAacaaaaaaggggaaaaatacTATTCATGATTTCTGACTTCGTAATTATCATGATATTCGTCATTTTGCTAACCTTTTTTTCTTCCTTCCAAATGAACTATAATCTTGTAATAATTTCTATTTCGGGTGCATAAAAAACTATATAATTTGAGAGATGCAAAGGGAAAGGAAAAAACATATatcagaagaaaaaaaaatgattctgTCAAGTTGAAATGTTGAAACATGAAATTCAACCGGCATTTGCATCGAATTGTGCATGAACCGAATACTGGAgagtaagaagaagaaggaggcaAAATGACCTCGAAGCTCATTGTCGAGGCGAGTGAGCTCGACGCGAACTGGATCGGAACCGTGGAGGAGCGTGAGGAGGTCATCGACTTCGGAAGGAGGGCGGAGCGCCGCGGCGGCGGCGGaagaaagcttcttggttcGAATATGAGTAGTGTTGGCCATCACACGCAGCTCACAGATCTCTAGCGTCAATGGCAATGGCAATGGCAGCACCACCACTCCACTCTAATCCAATCCCTAACCTAATCACTTGAATTTCGAAAACAACAACCCTAACCACAATTTCAATTTCAGAAAAATCTCTgcgtgtgagagagagagaaagagaaagagtgtGTCAGAAAGAGAATAACTGCGTTGGTGTTACTTGTTATCAGTTATTATAACAGTTTTCCAAGCACAGAAACAGAGGGAAGCGGAGTTAATCATACTTAGCTCATTAAGCTTAACAGTTAACAAGGATTTATTAGTAattctcttttgttttctatttctttccttttagaTACTGTATTTCATGATGGTGACTGCCAAAGCGAATATGCAGATTAATGAAGAAATGTTATCTTATTTCCCTTCTctattatttgttaattaaattaaatttttattttttagcttttttcttttaatttcggATCTTATCAATATGTTATGaaattatttattcaaattaatcattattttaaaataaaataagtatatTCCACTCGTAAAAATGTTACTGTAAttagaataaattgaatttatgTTCTTATAAAATATGGACCAACTCATAACAACTTGTACTACACTCCATTGATGTAGGATGGTTTCTCTTGTTTATTGGGTTAGATTTTCCCAACTAAAATTGCATTGATCCCTCGCCTATTTGAAGCATTGCATTTTTCTGTTTTGACCCCTCGCCAGTTTGAagattacttttttttttttgctatatATGAAAAACCAcagtttttttaatattatagaGGTTTTAACTTTTACATGATGACCTTTTATTTATGGGGGAAAAAAGCACCTATTTATcgttcaaaaatttatttaggtgataaaattttattagtacCAATATTCTGTcatgataattttatttaattccaccattaattatttttgttggaCTCCATTAAAATTTAGTTGATGTGTTAAATGTCACGACTATACGTACACGGTATAACACATGGCATATTCAACACGTGTAATATGAAACATAactttataatataatatttttcatacatGTAATACATCATGTAAACTTACTATACATCACTTAATTGAACAATGGAATATAAATCTAGGGGAAGAATAacgaaataaaaatttaaaataaaatatctgtACAGAGTCAAATTCCAAAACAGACCATACTTCCTTGTTTACATCCATAATAAATGTTATGATAAAAACGTAATTAGGAAGCAAAATAAGGGCaaaagaggaagagagaaaGCGAGTCACAAGTGCACATGAAATGTGGGAAGCGTGACGTACACGTGTCAATGTCAGGACAAATTTTGAATCCAATTCTTCTCAACCCATATATAGTGCGTTTGTTggtccccttttttttttttcagatgcttttttttccctctcattataactcttttttaaaatgattttgaGTTTTTGACATTAGATATTTAAGTAGGGGAAAATATCTTCTAGTAACTTTTTTCTCCGGATACTTATTccttaatttgattttattaataAGAAAATAACTGAGAAAAactgattttattattttaattaactataaaaataaataaattcatatcacattttATATTAAAAGCTAATAAGGTAGTTACGAAcgaaatataatttaaatgatataattttttcatattcacttaaatattataattttgagtctcatttttaatttaaaaaaaaaagttaacaatATATTTTACACTATgatgcatcaaaattaaactcatcaGAACAATATTAGATAAGTAATAGTAGAGAATGCATAAGTGTAGAGCCCACAGGTGATGGGGAAATCTGATTCTGATTTCAGAAGTGAAATCCAAACTTTGTCTCATACATTCGTATGATTCGCTTCCCACGCATGTAACGTTTACGAGAAATGAAAATTACGATTCGAACTCACTCGTGTACATAGAAAAAGACTCGTTAACCCCTTATACTCTATTATTTATTGCCCTCTCCTATGCTATCTAAATATTTGGTCTCCAATTATTAAAGAaggttaaataattaatatttaatttcaaggtataaaatttaattaattttaaataatataaactaaataaaaatagatatcAAGTATCAAACACTATAGAAGtggtctatttatttttatttatgcatttttgtgcatttgtgtgtgtatatatattattatattttagtggtctatttatttttatttatgcatttttgtgcatttgtgtgtgtatatatattattatattttatatcaatagTTTCGATtcagaatttaaaatttagaatttagaatttagagtttagaaggtaaattttagaatttaaaaaacgATACCTACGTTTTTCGAGCACATTAgcatttgatatatatatatatattgggaTTTCTGAGGGAAATTTAATGGGCTTGCCCATAACAAGATTCCAAATGTTTTGGAGTATTATATAagcaggaaaaaaaaaacattggCTACTTGCCTACTTCTAAAGATGTATTTAAcgacatttttaaaatttggtttaAAGAATTAGAACaactatatataatataatatgttATATGAATGGACCAAATTATTTCACCTTTAAATTATTTAGTGGATAATGCACCAAGTTGAACTCAATACATtataaacaacaataaaaaacaaaacatGAATGCTTGCGTATTACTCTAGTCTACTTGATAATCAAGTATTATAGTTTAACTAAATGttaagatatatatttttcatttatgcAAAATTGTAGTATTTTCTATTAAATTTTTCACGGGTGTTACATTTTTTGTGGATACTTAAAACTCACCTCCACTCATATATTGGTTACCAGAATCTAACTAATTGAAGGATGGAATTGAATGATTTGACTCAATTCTCTTTTAACAAACCTAACCATGTTAGAGAGAATCTGGAATACCTTATGGCTTGTTGCTTTACATTGCTTGATTTAGAATGAACAAATATATGCTAAGATTCTATATTCTAAATCTAACACACACACTTTGCTAAAATATCAAGGTTCTATTTCTATAATACTTTTTCAGTGACCACTCATAGAAAAGTATTCGTGTGAAAATAATAGTTGAAAACCATCAAATAATTTGACCTGTTTGACTAAACTATCGCCTCAGCAATTATTCACCTGTATTTTGAAGTTGTTGGACATTTGACCACCAACAATTATATAGGCATggatatttattatttacataATGAAGTCCAAATTTATGGTAAATGGAAAATTGTCATTATAACAAGGGTAGTAGATAAACTATGTGACTACAAATTGAGTTACTATTTAGTAAAAATTCTTTCAAGTAAAACAATAATTTAGACATAcaaatatgtatatatacaaaTACACCACCACTGCACACAGGTCCATAGAGGATTATATGTGCATATGTTCAAACCACAAacaatgaaaaatgaaaaataaataaaggagAGAGGGGCATCCCCTCAAATAAGCTTAAATTTctgaagatacaatgagaagcTGTACCCTAAAATACACAATACTACTCTACATTCCCCCCTTCAGATTCTATCTATCAAACAcctattaatcaaattattgaGACTATTTTCAAAGCCACATGAAAACCATTAAAGGGAAAGGGTTCTACCACACCACCACTATGtggagagatagagagagagattaT includes:
- the LOC130932668 gene encoding DNA gyrase subunit B, chloroplastic/mitochondrial-like codes for the protein MALLLFVLRPAPPPPPRTLRFFMASSRLFSASSPHFHPLPHSSATLSSSFSLSTSHSSLFKPRVSLQLGKLPSFRLVQNGVTPRAYMSSLSAAETSQKSESSKAYGSDQIQVLEGLDPVRKRPGMYIGSTGPRGLHHLVYEILDNAVDEAQAGFASKIDVVLQSDGSVSITDDGRGIPTDLHPVTKKSALETVLTVLHAGGKFGGANSGYSVSGGLHGVGLSVVNALSEALEVTVWRDGLEYKQKYSRGKPITTLTCLVLSDEKKDRQGTSIRFWPDKEVFTTAIQFDYNTIAGRIRELAFLNPKLTITLQKEDDDPEKIQYNEYFFAGGLVEYVKWLNTDKKALHDVLSFSKQTDGISIDIAFQWCEDAYSDTILGYANSIRTIDGGTHIDGMKASLTRTLNSLGKKSKVIKDKDITLSGEHVREGLTCVVSVKVPNPEFEGQTKTRLGNPEVRKVVDQAMQEYLSEHLELHPDVLDSILSKAVNAFKAALAAKRARELVRQKSVLRSSSLPGKLADCSSTNPEECEIFIVEGDSAGGSAKQGRDRRFQAILPLRGKILNIERRDEAAMYKNEEIQNLILGLGLGVKGEDFKMEALRYHKIIILTDADVDGAHIRTLLLTFFFRYQRALFDEGCIYVGVPPLYKVVRGKQVNYCYDDADLKKLRKTFPPNASYTIQRFKGLGEMMPLQLWETTMDPERRLLKRLTVEDAAEANIVFSSLMGTRVDVRKDLIRNSANTIDFDQLDI
- the LOC130935577 gene encoding microtubule-associated protein 70-1-like yields the protein MANTTHIRTKKLSSAAAAALRPPSEVDDLLTLLHGSDPVRVELTRLDNELREKDRELGEALAEIKSLRNSERLREKAVEELTDELNKADEKLKATEALLESKNLEIKKINDEKKGALAAQFAAEATLRRVHAAQKDDEMPPIEAIIAPLEAELKLARTEVAKLQDDNRALDRLTKSKEAALLEAERTVQIALAKASLVDDLQNKNQELMKQIEICQEENKILDKMHRQKVAEVEKLTQTVRELEEAVLAGGAAANAVRDYQRKMLEMNEERKVLEREVARAKVTANRVATVVANEWKDANDKVMPVKQWLEERRFFQGEMQQLRDKLAVAERAAKAEAQMKDKYQLRFKVLEERIKASNGNSKIILDGRNIVSGHSRRQSFGGGESPMLSSSNGHLSRKNLSPKLGSLRSNSASLLVKHTKHSSRSFDGGSRSLERERRTTDTNEVDNMRTNTSDQTITNETIATQEECANGIQIEKTKAEHEDYVSGMLYDMLQKEVVSLRKACHEKDQSLKDKDDAIEMLAKKVDTLNKAMEVEAKKMRREVASMEKEVAAMRVSKENDQRTRRSSAPRGSVHSLHSISARSARNF